One region of Synechococcus elongatus PCC 11801 genomic DNA includes:
- a CDS encoding metallothionein: MTSATLVKCACEPCLCNVDPSKAIARDGKYYCSEACADGHAGGSKGCGHTGCNCHG, translated from the coding sequence ATGACCTCGGCCACCCTCGTCAAATGCGCTTGTGAACCCTGTCTGTGTAACGTCGATCCCAGCAAGGCGATCGCTCGTGACGGCAAGTACTACTGCAGCGAAGCCTGTGCTGATGGTCACGCAGGCGGTAGCAAGGGCTGTGGCCACACAGGCTGTAATTGCCACGGCTAG
- a CDS encoding TldD/PmbA family protein, which yields MPLAIDHLAEQVSDSARRLGIHQYDVSGSAVEETSVQVEKGEPKQVKASQRSGVTVRVWNEQGQVGITSTSESDLPGLELALQTALEASQFGIREHAPDFSPEATALLEPLEIPNYDIEAVPELITALADAEQQLLASHPAIAAVPYNGLARRRSEGFYLNSAGALRSEKGSYASLYLYSKTEQADRKPRSAGAFRMAHRLADLDFSGCVSETADKTISHLDYRPIASGKYLVCFSPEAFLQLLGAFSNLFNAQSILDRQSLSTPESLGTAIASPLLNLYDDARHPANVGATAFDGEGTPTRRLPLIESGVLKNFLHSAGTAKRLGASPTGHANLGAKVTVSPHFGVVEAAEARSELNLETAESVVLIDDLQALHAGVQALQGSFSLPFDGWLVNQGDRSSIESATVAGDFRELLRNIVQVDVIAQVTPGGIAPAVWVEGLSITGE from the coding sequence ATGCCCCTGGCCATCGATCACCTTGCTGAACAAGTCAGTGACAGTGCCCGTCGCTTGGGCATCCACCAATACGATGTCTCTGGCTCTGCCGTCGAAGAGACGAGTGTGCAGGTCGAGAAGGGAGAACCCAAACAGGTCAAGGCCTCGCAGCGATCGGGCGTGACGGTTCGCGTCTGGAATGAGCAAGGACAAGTTGGAATCACGTCCACCAGCGAAAGCGATCTTCCAGGTTTGGAGTTGGCCTTGCAAACGGCTTTGGAAGCCAGCCAATTCGGCATTCGGGAACATGCGCCGGACTTTAGCCCCGAGGCGACAGCGCTCCTAGAACCGCTGGAAATTCCCAACTACGACATCGAAGCGGTTCCAGAATTGATCACGGCTTTGGCTGATGCAGAACAGCAGTTGCTTGCCAGCCATCCTGCGATCGCTGCCGTTCCCTACAACGGCTTGGCGCGGCGGCGCAGTGAGGGCTTCTATCTCAACAGTGCAGGGGCACTGCGCTCTGAGAAAGGGAGCTATGCCTCGCTCTACCTCTACAGCAAAACAGAGCAGGCCGATCGCAAACCTCGTAGTGCTGGGGCGTTTCGGATGGCACACCGCCTCGCGGATCTTGACTTCAGTGGTTGCGTCTCAGAGACGGCTGACAAGACCATCAGCCACCTCGACTACCGTCCGATCGCGTCTGGTAAATACCTGGTCTGTTTCTCGCCCGAAGCCTTCCTGCAACTGCTTGGAGCGTTTTCCAATCTGTTCAACGCCCAAAGCATACTCGATCGCCAGAGTCTCTCGACCCCTGAATCCTTGGGCACGGCGATCGCCTCACCACTGTTGAATCTCTACGACGATGCTCGCCATCCAGCCAATGTGGGTGCAACGGCTTTTGATGGCGAAGGCACACCCACTCGCCGCCTCCCGTTGATTGAAAGCGGTGTCCTCAAAAATTTCTTGCATAGTGCGGGAACAGCCAAACGGCTGGGAGCAAGTCCAACAGGTCACGCCAATCTCGGTGCCAAGGTGACGGTCAGTCCTCACTTCGGTGTGGTGGAAGCAGCAGAAGCGCGATCGGAGCTGAATTTAGAGACAGCAGAATCTGTGGTCTTGATCGACGATTTGCAGGCGCTGCACGCTGGGGTGCAAGCCCTACAGGGATCGTTCTCACTACCCTTCGATGGATGGCTGGTCAATCAAGGCGATCGCAGCAGCATTGAGTCGGCCACGGTTGCCGGCGATTTCCGCGAGCTGTTGCGCAACATCGTCCAAGTCGATGTGATCGCGCAGGTTACCCCCGGTGGGATTGCTCCTGCTGTCTGGGTTGAAGGGCTTTCGATCACGGGCGAATAA